CTTGTGTTCTAGCATTAAATTGCTTACAGAACTCCATGATGTTTACCCCAGCAGCTCCTAAAGCAGGTCCAACCGGTGGCGACGGATTCGCAGCACCTCCCTTAACTTGTAGTTTAACTACCTTACTAATTTCTTTAGCCATTTTTTAAAAAATTTAACACGACAATCTTTGGAAGCGATTGTGGTGGATATTATAGATGTAACGAAAATTATACTTTTTCAACTTGCATAAAACTTAATTCTAATGGAGTTTTTCTTCCGAAAATTTTCACCATTACTTCAAGTTTACGCTTTTCTTCATTTATTTTTTCAACTGTACCGTTAAAACCATTAAAAGGACCATCGATCACTTTAATAGTTTCTCCTAAGTTGAAAGGAATAGAACGAGTATCTGTATTTACAGCTAACTCATCAACTTTACCTAACATTCTATTTACTTCTGACATTCTTAACGGAACAGGTTCACCACCTTTTGTTTCGCCTAAGAAACCAATAACACTTGTGATAGACTTGATAATATGAGGAATTTCCCCAACTAAATTGGCTTCCAACATAACATATCCAGGAAAGTAAACTTTATCTTTAGACAACTTTTTACCTTCTTTTACAGTAACTACTTTTTCAGTAGGCACAAGAACTTGCGAAACATAATCACTCATCCCTAGACGAGCTATTTCTGTTTCGATATAAGCTTTCACTTTATTTTCTTGTCCGCTTACCGCACGAACGACATACCACTTTTTTATATTATTATCAGCCATTACAAAAAATTATGCTTTTATCCAGTTAAAAAATACAGCTAATGTTTTTGCACATACTTCATCTGTTCCCCATGTTGCTAAAGCAAATACCACTGAAAACACAGCTACAACAATTGTAAGACGTTGCACTTCAGCCCACTCTGGCCAAGTTACATTTGATTTTAATTCCTCAAATGATTCTGATATGTAATTAACAACTTTTGTCATAGTGATTCGATTATTTTGCACGGGCGGAGGGATTCGAACCCCCATCAACGGTTTTGGAGACCGCTATTCTACCCTTGAACTACGCCCGTAGTTATAAAACCAGTGTCATCAAAACGACACTGGTTTTGGTATTTATATAGTATTAACCTACAATTTCAGTAACCTGTCCAGCACCTACAGTTCTACCACCTTCACGGATAGCGAAACGTAAACCAACGCTCATTGCGATTGGGCTTAACAAAGATACATTGATAGTTAAGTTATCTCCTGGCATTACCATCTCTACACCTTCTGGTAAAGTAATAACTCCTGTTACGTCAGTTGTACGTACGTAGAACTGTGGACGGTAGTTATTATGGAATGGAGTGTGACGTCCACCTTCTTCTTTTTTCAAGATATAAACTTCAGCTTTGAAAGTAGCGTGTGGTTTAACAGATCCTGGCTTAATGATAACCATTCCTCTTTTGATAGATTCTTTATCAACACCTCTTAACAATAAACCTACATTATCTCCAGCTTCACCTCTATCAAGGATTTTACGGAACATCTCAACTCCTGTAATAGTAGAAGTTAATTTTTCAGCTCCCATACCAATAATTTCAACTGGATCTCCTGTATTAGCAATACCTGTTTCGATACGACCTGTAGCAACAGTTCCACGACCAGTGATTGTAAATACATCCTCAACTGGCA
The Flavobacterium sp. 5 DNA segment above includes these coding regions:
- the secE gene encoding preprotein translocase subunit SecE, which translates into the protein MTKVVNYISESFEELKSNVTWPEWAEVQRLTIVVAVFSVVFALATWGTDEVCAKTLAVFFNWIKA
- the nusG gene encoding transcription termination/antitermination protein NusG, producing the protein MADNNIKKWYVVRAVSGQENKVKAYIETEIARLGMSDYVSQVLVPTEKVVTVKEGKKLSKDKVYFPGYVMLEANLVGEIPHIIKSITSVIGFLGETKGGEPVPLRMSEVNRMLGKVDELAVNTDTRSIPFNLGETIKVIDGPFNGFNGTVEKINEEKRKLEVMVKIFGRKTPLELSFMQVEKV